Proteins encoded within one genomic window of Sphaerotilus montanus:
- the fdhD gene encoding formate dehydrogenase accessory sulfurtransferase FdhD — MAPLIHRVVRRLGTEAARDESAGLAEEVPVALVYNGISHAVMLASPQDLEDFALGFSLSEGIIDRADDLLDCETTPSDLSVSESLAGVPEQGISLELKVTLRCFMRLKERRRTLAGRTGCGLCGTESLAEAIRPVRREVAPVVVATAALARAMAEMPAHQTLSQATGATHAAAWCGLDGAVRLVREDVGRHNALDKLIGAMALAEVDPADGFIAVTSRASYEMVYKTASAGVGLLAAVSAPTGLAVRTAESAGLVLAGFVRGDRATVYTHPERVR, encoded by the coding sequence ATGGCGCCTCTGATCCACCGCGTGGTGCGTCGCCTGGGCACCGAGGCGGCGCGGGACGAGTCCGCCGGCCTGGCCGAGGAAGTCCCGGTCGCGCTGGTCTACAACGGCATCTCCCACGCCGTGATGCTGGCCTCGCCGCAGGACCTGGAGGACTTCGCGCTCGGCTTCTCGCTGTCCGAGGGCATCATCGACCGCGCGGACGATCTGCTCGACTGCGAGACCACGCCCAGCGACCTGAGCGTGTCCGAGTCGCTGGCGGGTGTGCCGGAGCAGGGGATCTCGCTGGAGCTGAAGGTCACGCTGCGCTGCTTCATGCGCCTCAAGGAGCGCCGCCGCACGCTGGCCGGCCGCACCGGCTGCGGCCTGTGCGGCACCGAGAGCCTGGCCGAGGCGATCCGCCCCGTGCGGCGCGAAGTGGCGCCGGTGGTCGTGGCCACGGCGGCACTGGCCCGCGCGATGGCCGAGATGCCGGCGCACCAGACGCTGTCGCAGGCGACGGGCGCCACCCACGCCGCGGCCTGGTGCGGGCTGGACGGCGCCGTGCGGCTGGTCCGCGAGGACGTCGGCCGCCACAACGCGCTCGACAAGCTCATCGGCGCGATGGCGCTGGCCGAGGTCGATCCGGCCGACGGCTTCATCGCCGTGACGAGCCGGGCGAGCTACGAGATGGTCTACAAGACGGCGAGCGCGGGCGTGGGCCTGCTGGCGGCGGTATCCGCGCCGACCGGGCTGGCGGTGCGCACGGCGGAGTCGGCCGGGCTGGTGCTGGCGGGGTTCGTGCGGGGCGATCGGGCGACGGTCTATACCCACCCGGAGCGGGTGCGGTGA
- a CDS encoding response regulator transcription factor, whose product MSARIFIVEDNPEVARLLNTVLRDFGFDTDVCRNAAELRQQLRVGKPDLCIIDLGLPDADGMDLVQELQRRHDCGLLILTGRAYLGDRVMGLELGADDYVTKPFEPRELVARVRSILRRRSGGSGHMPLDERRPAEAHFSGWIFHPDTNTLRGSDQQEWTLSSGEAKLLCTFLQRPNRILAREQICGDPDLSPLDRSIDVRISRLRRKLEVDAQNPKLIRTVYGAGYLFASEVTWA is encoded by the coding sequence ATGAGCGCCCGCATCTTCATCGTCGAGGACAACCCGGAAGTCGCCCGGCTGCTGAACACCGTGCTGCGCGACTTCGGCTTCGACACCGACGTCTGCCGCAACGCCGCCGAGCTGCGCCAGCAGCTGCGCGTGGGCAAGCCGGACCTGTGCATCATCGACCTCGGCCTGCCCGACGCCGACGGCATGGACCTGGTGCAGGAACTCCAGCGCCGCCACGACTGCGGCCTGCTCATCCTCACCGGCCGCGCCTACCTGGGCGACCGGGTGATGGGGCTGGAGCTGGGCGCGGACGACTATGTGACCAAACCGTTCGAGCCGCGCGAACTGGTGGCGCGCGTGCGCAGCATCCTGCGGCGGCGCAGCGGGGGCTCCGGCCACATGCCGCTGGACGAACGCCGCCCGGCCGAGGCGCATTTCAGCGGCTGGATCTTCCACCCCGACACCAACACCCTGCGCGGCAGCGACCAGCAGGAATGGACCCTCAGCTCGGGCGAGGCCAAGCTGCTCTGCACCTTCCTGCAGCGCCCGAACCGCATCCTGGCCCGCGAGCAGATCTGCGGCGACCCGGACCTCTCGCCGCTGGACCGCAGCATCGACGTGCGCATCTCGCGCCTGCGCCGCAAGCTCGAAGTCGATGCGCAGAACCCGAAGCTGATCCGCACGGTCTATGGCGCGGGGTATCTGTTCGCCAGCGAGGTCACCTGGGCCTGA